The Tenrec ecaudatus isolate mTenEca1 chromosome 4, mTenEca1.hap1, whole genome shotgun sequence region CCAGCTGGCATTCACTGGTCTATACCCAGAACTTCGATGACATCTTCCTGGCTAACCTACTAACCTACTGGAAGAGAGCCTTAAAATCCATTCTTTAAAAAGGTGAAGCAACACGATGCAAAAGCCATTGAATAATATTGTTATTGCGTGTAAGTGAAAttcgatagggagctgccagaaacgcaagccggattcagaagaagacaagggatattattgctgaaagCAAAGTGTTACTTGTGTTTCCATTGACTCACTGCTCaggcactcaactgtgtggatcataaactatggataacattggaacgaatgggaattccagaacatttcttgGTGCTcttgaaacctgtacatggactaagTCATTCAAGTGGAACAAGGTGATTGTGTGTGGTTTAAAAGCAGGGAAAATATGCATCAGTGTGGTGATCCTTCGCCCCATAGTTATTCgatctgaatgctgagcagatcatctgtGCAAGTGGACCATAGGAAGAAGAGGGCCTCAGAGTGGCAGGAAGGCCCATCGACAACCTGTGACACGCTTGCTGAAACCAAAGAGGTGCTTGAAGCACCTACTGATAAAACTGAAGACAACAACCGGCAGAATGGATTTcactgaacatcaagaaaacaaatgtcCTCGCCACTGGACCAATAATAAGCTATGGTTTGCTGGTTCCAATGTTCGCCTCTCTTCTTCGTCTCCAGCTCGCGTGCTAGTGCTGATGAGCGCATTTGTTAGGAACAGCATCGGCTCTGCACCAGCATGAGCGCCGTTCCATATCGCTCCTCCAGTCCCTCTTCTTCCCTACCTGGCTCATGCCTCTACTGCGACAGGTGCAAGTTTGCCCATCATGTTAAAACTTTAGCTCCGCAAAGAGAAGTCTTTCTCAATCCTGGTGACCATTAACAACTGTCGAGAGCTACTGCGGAGTTGGCAGGCAATACTTTCCATTGAGAAAAATGGCTTACCCTAAGATAGgtaaacctacagagacagcaacTAGACCCATCATTGCTGTGTTTCGGTTTTGTTTCATTATTTTGGTTACAATATAGGTGGTCTGGGGGAATGAGATGCTAATGACAACGGATGTAAGAATGACGATGTCTAAAATTGGTGTGGTAAGATTGcatagttttttaaaatgtatttaaaggATCGGTTTGTGtagtatgtgaattacatgtccaTAAAATGCTGCTTCTTTTGAAAGAAACACTGGACTGTCTTCCTTAAAGAAATCCCCCGCATGCATTCCCAGTGCGTACCGTTAGGAAGCAGTGGGTCTCCGTTTTACTCAAGACTCCTGTAGCTCTGGGTCTGGCCATCCGCAGAACTCAGGACGGTGACATAACACAAAATGCAGGGGAACTAGGCAGAAGTGACCATTGAGAGGGAAAGCTTATCATTGATCAAAATATGAACCTTCGGGGTTTTTTGTGGCACGTTTGTTTTTTCACCAAGAAACAAATCATTAGCATATTCCAAACAGAGTCGAAGTGAAtattgtgggttttttgttttgtttttttttcccctccttatcGCAGTATTTTCCTTCCAACCACTCCTAATCTCTGGTTTTAAAAACTGTCgtgtcagttcaaatccaccacccgTTATGCAGGAAAAAGCTGTGGCTGGGTGCTTCCATAGGATTTCCACCTTGGAAATCCAACAGGAACTTGTTCTCTGCCCTGGTGGGTCTGCTCTGAGTTGACATCCACTCAGTGGCCACTGGTTGTTGTTGTACGTGTGTTTCCCACCTCTTCCTTAGTCCACCCCAGAGCATAGCTCCCATTGGTCACCGCCTGCTTCACAGGGACAGACATGGGACCCCTCATGGCTGTGTCTAGCACCAGCGTTTTGACTCTTGCTGCCTTTGGACATTCTACTGCTCCTTAAGTCTTTTCCTGTGGCCCCTCTTTTGGAAGCTCTCCCATCTCCATCTCTAATGTGCAGTTAGAGAAAACGACTCAAAGGGAAACACGGAGATGAGGGGAGACCCGCTGTTGCACACAGGAACCGACACAGCCGCTGGGTCAGGGCGGTGGTATGTGTGCGGGGACGCGCCAAGAGCTGGACCCAGCCATAGCGCCAGTGGCTCAAGCTCAGCATTTCTTCAGACGTGTTTAAGCTGCATGCCATTCGGTGCCGGGGTTATTTTTCACCTGCGTCTCTATTACTGAAATTCCTGCCGGAGAAGTAACAATGCTGTTATTGCGGGGGCTTACAAATGGTATACCGTCACGACCTCTTAAGTCGGAATCTCCAGTCTAATGATTCCATTGCCCAGCCCCGGTGGTGAAGCTTGCATCTCTCTGGAAGTCGCTGTCTGTGCGTCTGTATCTGTGCCTGAAAATGTCCCCCTGTTATCCCGGCAGATCAAGAAATCCTGCGGAAACTAGAGAAGGAGAAAATCCTGGTGTTCACGCCATCCCGCCGCGTGCAGGGACGGCGCGTGGTGTGCTATGACGACAGGTTCATCGTGAAGCTGGCCTTTGAGTCAGACGGGATCATCGTGTCCAATGATAACTACCGGGACTTGGCTAACGAGAAGCCAGAGTGGAAGAAGTTCATAGACGAGCGGTTATTAATGTACTCGTTTGTCAATGATAAGTAAGTAACACCCTTGACCTCACTCCCCTGAACACCTAAGCTCCTCTCTCTTTGCAGCCGGCCAAATTCAAGACAAACTTCTTTCAGCAAGTGatcttcccactcatggcagtgCCCATCAAAAACTGCCCAGGCTATCCtgggatgctcacctgcctgacacAGTCGCCGAAGGCAAAGCAGATGCATgagacatgtggtgaagaaagctgatggtgcccggctatcaaaagatatagtgtctggggtcttaaaggcttgaagcttgtttagcagggaagcaacaaagctcacatggaaccagcctgggtgatcaccgggtgtcagagggatcaggcatcagaaaacacaaagcaaacaatCGTATTGATGCAAACGAGGGGGTTCAGAGTGGTGACCTAAAACTCAGataattggacatgcccttacagaagggtcacaaagatgggaagagtcagccagggtgtagtacactggtacagataagagttctcaacacagaatccaggacagataaccccttaggaacagcaatgggagtaacgatactataagggtagagggaagataggggagaaagggagactcGATTCCAATGATCAAAGGGGCATGAGCAACAGAAatttgggtgaaaggagacagtggatggtctaatatatgaaaataaaaataatttaaaatgtatcaaggatttatgggggggtggaagggagggaaagaagaagagctgataccaagagcttatgtaaaagaaaatgttttggaaatgatggtggtaacctatacaattgaagtatgagttgttataagagctgtgatagccctaataaaattatttgttaaaaaaaacccaaaaacctgcCCAGCCGTGCCTCCATAGGGGCAGACCCCTGTCCTTCTCTTTAGCCACTCGTGAGTCACTGAGGCTGCGCAACTCTGTGACACTAGTAGCTGATGGAGGACAGATTCCATCTTCAGAGGAGGGAGATTTTAAAACATAGTAGTGGGCAAAAAATGCTGTTGGCAATCTACTGAGAACTTCACTGGCTTTCTAAATGTATGATTTTTGTCTGTTCATTAGAGAACCTGGTCATAATCAGTCTACACGTGGTTAAAGGGCAAATTGCTTGTGTAGGAAAATGCCCAAATGTTGCCGATCAGAAGTGCAGACGGAATCTATAAAGAACATTTTTCCCCCACTTAAttctttttttggtggtggtgggggtattCAAATACTTATTGAACAGCTAGGAGACACAAAGGTTATAAAAACATGATCAGAAAAGTGAGGTAAATCTGAGAGAGCAGAGTTGGGTGCGCTGATTCAAAGCACAGCGGAATGAGATTGCTTCCCGCCTGCAAGGAGGCGTGGCTGGAGAGGGATTGAGGTGACACGAGAAGACTTCCGTCTCTACTGTGCATGCTCCTCCCTGTGGACAATATCTGTTTCCCCTTTTCCTCTCCCCATCTTTGGGCTTTATTTGCCAGTAGTGCCCAGGACCATTCCTTGCGCCTTTTCTTTACTTGCTAGCATTTTTGCTTTACTGTCTTCTGCAGTGTTTTACTGTCTTTTGGTGTTTGGGAGCTTTTTCCCTGTTTTTTTAAGGATTCGTGACCTTTAGCTCTTGGTGTTGATGGTTTTTTTTGAGTCTTTTCCATTCTGGTTTGATTTGGGGACACTTTTGGCCGCAGTATCCCGAATAGATTTCATCACTGAGCTTTTTCTTCCGTTCCATCATCATCACAAGCATCATCTTCATCTCTGTCATGAGCAGCAAGTTTTATACCTTTTTCTGTGGAACCTTGTGACCACTTGTGGCGGCAGACCTCTTTTCCGAGACACTTAAAAGTTTcacatcctcctcctcttcatcatctGACTGCATCTTCCTCCACAGCTACTCAAAGCTGCCCACTAACGTGCACAGGTCCTGAGCCACACGTCCCCCGTGAGACCACTGCTGGTGTCATTTCAAAGCCCCCAAGGGAGACCGTTGGCTGTACAGACGTTTTCAGAGTTGCCCGTGTAACTAATTGAACTGCCTTCCTAATTCAGGGCTTCGGCCTCTACAACATGCACTTCAGCCTTTGCCCCAGCACCTAAACTGTGCTCATTCGCAACATTTTCCACCTGAAAGAGATCATCTTTGTCGGCCTTTAGTTCACAACCAAAAAGATGTTTGGAGGCCTCGGGGGGCTTATGTCCATACCCATCGAATCTTCCATGGGGTGCTGACACGCACTTTGGTGAGAGAAACGGAAAGCAGAGCTGAACCCTTACTAAATACAGCGGCCCAGGACAGAATCACACTAGGGCACTTAATTCTAAAAAGAACTTTCAAAATTGTGTGTACCTTTTCCTGGTCAAGCTTCAGGGAAACTGATACATGACTACACATGAGTTGTCAGAGTCCTTAGAACTGTGCCCTCTCAAATGTACAATCCCGTTTCAGAGAATAAGGaaaagagggaaggaagagatgctcagacagctcttatcacaatccttacacccATCATGTGGCAAGCACAtcgatacatttgttgccctcatcattctcaaaacatttgctttctacttgagcccttggtatcagcttctcagtttttacccttcctttctccctccctcatgaacccttgataatttataaattattattatttcttcatgtcttacactgaccaaagtctcccttcatccatttttctgttgtccatccccctgggaggggcttatagatagataattgtgatcggttgcccctgtctcccccaccttccccttcccctcctggtatggctactctcaatattggtcctgagggatttctctgtcctggattcactatgcttccagctcttatctgtgcctgtgtgtgtgctctggtgtagccagatttgtaaggtagaactgggatattgatagggggaagcatttaaaacctagaggagagttgtatgtttcatcgatgctatgctgcaccctgactggcttgtctcctccctgagacccttctgtaatgggatgcccagttgcctatggatgggctttggctctccactccacacaccccctcattcacaatgatatgattttgttctgaggcTCTGACCCCTGATACCTGAtactatcgacacctcgtgatcacacaggctggtgtgcttcttccatgtggaatttgttgcttctcacctacacggccacttgtttatcttcaagcctttaagaccccagatgccatatcttttgataggctggcaccatcagctttcttcaccatatttgcttatgcacctgctttgccttcagcgatcatgttgggaaggtgagcatcatggaatgccaggtaaatagaaccaagtgttcttgcattgagggagtacttgagtagaaacccaaggtccatctgctaccttaatactaaacttataagtatatgcacgtagatctatttccccatccgcatatgtaaatatatttacatatgtacatgcctgtctttagagctctataagttgcctttgcctcctggctctttcctctgttcccttttcctattctcttgtcccactgtcatgttcggtcttcattccggtttcagtaattcctctcagttatattgcccttcaGAATTGAATCTTACCTATGCTTGTGACCTTAGATTAAATGACTTGAGAACTTACAGGCCAACTGCTTggacccacccactgccctgagggaggaaggtatgagaatctacttctggaaagattaAGATCTTGACAACTCCTTTGGGcggaccctgccctacagggtgccCGAGTCAAAACTGACTGCAGGGCAGTGGGCCTGGTCTGGGTTTTTGGCAACTCATCGAAGGTTACATTGCAGAAGTGTGTCCATGAAAGTGCTGTTGGGATGGCATGAGGTGGTGTAAGTGAGAAGTGTCAAACAGCAATGGGTGCTTGACCAACTGGATCCAGTCTTCCCACTGGTTCCCACCACCTCTCCCTGCCCTCCTTCACACTCACACTACTTCGACAGATGGGTGGTTATAAAGCATGCCTCAAATGTCATGAGTTCCTTTCAAGATTTTTTACAAATTCCCTAATCTGAGAGGAAGGCAGAACTACATAGAACATGCCAGCCTCAAAACTTACATGAAATAGAACAAATGCATGTTCAGCTTGAAATGTtgacattttgttttcattaagagAATTTCATTTCCGGGGATATttgttttcttattcttttttccaAACCTCGTAAATATTGAATCAAATATTTGGATGGAAATTACGTTTGGAATTTGTACGCTGTATCTTTAGAATCAAGTTATCAGCCTCTCAGTTGAAATGCCTGTGGGTCTTTTTTATTCTCTCTGCGGCAGATTCATGCCCCCTGACGACCCTCTCGGCAGACATGGCCCCAGTCTGGATAATTTTCTGAGGAAGAAGCCGATCGTCCCTGAACACAAGAAGCAGCCTTGTCCATATGGTAACCTTGGTTGCGAGCAGCCCGTTACCTGCCTTTAGAACGCCATCACTGTTCACCTTCTGCTAGTGAAGTTCTAAATGTTGGGGGGCACGGCATGTGGGTCTTTGGGTTCCGGTTCTGAAACTTAAGAGCGCCTTCACCCTGGGCAAGAATTCTTTTTTCGCTGAGATGGGTTTCTTGCAAGTGGACGTCCCTGAATGAACACGTGGTTCCCAAAAAATCCGTCACTAGTCTATAAAGTTCACTTCCAGATGGATTAGAAACCTGGATGTTTCTTAGAGCTAGGCCCAGTTCCTACGAGCATGCCGGTGGCATTTCTACCGCAGCACCTGCTGCTGTGGGAAGGGTGGGCCTGATCATAGCACTTTCCTGGAAGAGACAGAGGTAGGAGTCAGGCCAATGGGAGAGGAGCCAGAAACgctccaaaaaacctcactgccatccattcgaACGCATGGAGACtcatagaggacagggtagaactgcccccgtgggtttccccgACGacctctttgtgggaatagaaagcctcgtcgttctccctcggagccaccggtggtttcgaactgctggccttgtccttagcagcccaagacatcgcccactacgccagcagggccccTTGGGCCAAAACCTCTGGGAGAGGATCATGTCTCACTGCTCCTGATAGAAAGGAGTGGGAAAACtcaaagggtggggggggggggggaggcggtcGGTGTCTTGCAAGAGTGAGGAGCATAGTTTTGCTTGGCAGACCTGCCGTGGTGGCTTGCTTGCACGAGTTCACCGCGAGTGGCCGCCTGCCTGTGTCCCGATCTAGTGGTGTGCCCCTTCGCCTAACCGATGTTGCTCTTCACAGGGAAGAAGTGCACCTACGGACACAAGTGCAAGTACTTCCACCCCGAGAGGGGCAGCCAGCCCCAGCGCTCAGTGGCAGATGAACTCCGGGCCATGTCTCGGAACACAGCAGCCAAAACCACCAATGAAGGCGGCGGCCTGGTGAAGAGCAACAGCGTCCCCTGTAGCACCAAGGCGGATAGCACTTGCGATGTCAAACGAGGCGCCCCGAAGAGGCAGTCAGATCCCAGCATACGGACGCAGGTCTACCAGGACCTGGAGGAAAAGCTGCCCACCAAAAACAAATTGGAAACCAGGTCGGTACCTTCCTTGGTGAGCATACCGACGACTTCTACTGCAAAACCCCAAAGCACTACATCTTTAAGCAATGGCCTTCCGTCTGGAGTGCACTTCCCACCTCAGGACCCAAGACCGCAGGGACAGTATCCTCCGATGATGCTGGCAACCAAAACTCATGGAACGCCGATGCCTTATGAACCGTACCCAAAATGCGACTCGCCTGTCGACATGGGCTATTACTCCATGTTGAATGCCTATTCGAATCTGAGCCTCTCCGGCCCGCGAAGTCCCGAAAGGCGTTTCTCCTTAGACACCGATTGCAGAATCAGCTCTGTCGCTTCGGACTGCAGCAGCGAAGGGAGCGTGAGCTGCGGGAGCGGTGACTCGCACGCCGGGTACAGTGACCGCTCCTACGTCAGCTCCCCGGACCCGCAGCTCGAAGAGAGTCTGAAGTGTCAGCACATGCATCCCCACGGCCGCCTTAATCCCCAGCCCTTCCTGCAGAACTTCCACGACCCCTTGACCAGAGTGCAGAGTTACAGTCACGAGGAACCAAAGTACCATCCCAAGCCTCCTCTTGCCCACACAGCTATGCACCTGCAGCACCCGGCTGTGGGTGCCCGGTCCAGTTGTCCCGGCGACTACCCGTCTCCTCCGGGTTCAGCGCACTCGAAGGTACCCCACCTGGGGAGGTCCTTGGTGGCCACACGGATAGATAGCATCTCTGACTCGCGGCTCTATGACAGTTCCCCTTCAAGACAGAGAAAGCCTTATTCCCGCCAGGAGGGCCTGGGAGGTTGGGATCGGCAGAGTTACGGGCTGGATGCGTATGGCTATCGGCAGACATACTCCCTGCCGGATAACTCCACCCCGCCCTGCTACGATCAGTTCACCTTCCAGAGCCTCCCTGAGCAGCCAGAACCCACTTGGCGAATCCCCTACTGCGGAATGCCACAAGACCCCCCGAGGTACCAAGACAACCGGGAAAAAATTTTTATCAACCTGTGTAACATCTTCCCGCCTGACCTTGTGAGGATTGTCATGAAACGGAACCCTCACATGACCGATGCCCAGCAACTGGCTGCAGCCATTCTAGTGGAGAAGTCACAGCTGGGTTATTGAAAGACGACGCAGCTTTGTGGTGTTTAgtagtttgtttgttgttgttgttgttgttcagctcAGATGCTGAGGGAGGTTTGCTACAATAGCACATGCGGTCTCCTTGTCggcaaggaggttatatgtatccATTTATGTGAACCACTGTATCATGGGACCTGTACCTATAGCCCCACGTGGCGCAAGTATCACAAGCTTGATTGCTCTACATTCGaacgtttttccttttttttaacatttcctttttaaaagctATATCTTGGGCTGGAAATCTTTCCAGTTTGATTTAATAGATGTATCTGTGATCTTTGATATTAATCTTTGGTGCATCAGGGGTTTATATGCAGCACTTTTTACCCTCGTTTCCTGTTTTATTACCTTGGTGTTTGTCTATCAATTGCAAGCAATTACAATACCTACAGAATGTTGAACATTTGACTTAGACCTAGCAAACTATTTTTCAAGCCAAGCTTAATTAGACTCTTTTACAGCtttttaagttatttttatttgGGGGAAAGTGGGCTTCTCTGTGTTAGAATCATTATTTATAGACAAAACAAAGATGAAACTACAGCACTGACtttatattttaaacaaaatgtTAAGTTACCGGTTCACGTCGAAATGAGTAAGAGCCTACATTAATTAGAA contains the following coding sequences:
- the ZC3H12C gene encoding putative ribonuclease ZC3H12C isoform X1 yields the protein MAADKRLQEYGALCIQEYRKSSQVDSSPRSSFMGLKDHLAHDLGHLYVETTGPHLSAAVPWPMVEKPTMDKVPSGKEDPEKEVSGENASAGDSAESAHSGKEAEPLSNLPVEPGLHTKTHRQLCRSPCLEPPILRRTETLQGFKPEEPQATSRDAKKPPDVVREYQTKLDFALKLGYSEEQVQLVLYKLGTEALINDILGELVKLGNKSETDQTVSLINSVMRETSSLESQRSESPMPEMGTDDGENLRPIVIDGSNVAMSHGNKEVFSCRGIKLAVDWFLERGHKDVTVFVPAWRKEQSRPDALITDQEILRKLEKEKILVFTPSRRVQGRRVVCYDDRFIVKLAFESDGIIVSNDNYRDLANEKPEWKKFIDERLLMYSFVNDKFMPPDDPLGRHGPSLDNFLRKKPIVPEHKKQPCPYGKKCTYGHKCKYFHPERGSQPQRSVADELRAMSRNTAAKTTNEGGGLVKSNSVPCSTKADSTCDVKRGAPKRQSDPSIRTQVYQDLEEKLPTKNKLETRSVPSLVSIPTTSTAKPQSTTSLSNGLPSGVHFPPQDPRPQGQYPPMMLATKTHGTPMPYEPYPKCDSPVDMGYYSMLNAYSNLSLSGPRSPERRFSLDTDCRISSVASDCSSEGSVSCGSGDSHAGYSDRSYVSSPDPQLEESLKCQHMHPHGRLNPQPFLQNFHDPLTRVQSYSHEEPKYHPKPPLAHTAMHLQHPAVGARSSCPGDYPSPPGSAHSKVPHLGRSLVATRIDSISDSRLYDSSPSRQRKPYSRQEGLGGWDRQSYGLDAYGYRQTYSLPDNSTPPCYDQFTFQSLPEQPEPTWRIPYCGMPQDPPRYQDNREKIFINLCNIFPPDLVRIVMKRNPHMTDAQQLAAAILVEKSQLGY
- the ZC3H12C gene encoding putative ribonuclease ZC3H12C isoform X2 — protein: MGLKDHLAHDLGHLYVETTGPHLSAAVPWPMVEKPTMDKVPSGKEDPEKEVSGENASAGDSAESAHSGKEAEPLSNLPVEPGLHTKTHRQLCRSPCLEPPILRRTETLQGFKPEEPQATSRDAKKPPDVVREYQTKLDFALKLGYSEEQVQLVLYKLGTEALINDILGELVKLGNKSETDQTVSLINSVMRETSSLESQRSESPMPEMGTDDGENLRPIVIDGSNVAMSHGNKEVFSCRGIKLAVDWFLERGHKDVTVFVPAWRKEQSRPDALITDQEILRKLEKEKILVFTPSRRVQGRRVVCYDDRFIVKLAFESDGIIVSNDNYRDLANEKPEWKKFIDERLLMYSFVNDKFMPPDDPLGRHGPSLDNFLRKKPIVPEHKKQPCPYGKKCTYGHKCKYFHPERGSQPQRSVADELRAMSRNTAAKTTNEGGGLVKSNSVPCSTKADSTCDVKRGAPKRQSDPSIRTQVYQDLEEKLPTKNKLETRSVPSLVSIPTTSTAKPQSTTSLSNGLPSGVHFPPQDPRPQGQYPPMMLATKTHGTPMPYEPYPKCDSPVDMGYYSMLNAYSNLSLSGPRSPERRFSLDTDCRISSVASDCSSEGSVSCGSGDSHAGYSDRSYVSSPDPQLEESLKCQHMHPHGRLNPQPFLQNFHDPLTRVQSYSHEEPKYHPKPPLAHTAMHLQHPAVGARSSCPGDYPSPPGSAHSKVPHLGRSLVATRIDSISDSRLYDSSPSRQRKPYSRQEGLGGWDRQSYGLDAYGYRQTYSLPDNSTPPCYDQFTFQSLPEQPEPTWRIPYCGMPQDPPRYQDNREKIFINLCNIFPPDLVRIVMKRNPHMTDAQQLAAAILVEKSQLGY